The nucleotide sequence CGACCGGACCGTTGATGCAACACCGACGTGAAACTGAAACGCTAGATTTCAATCCACTTGCCGGCGACGGGTGCCGGAAACACACCGTCGGCATCGGCCAGCACCGGTGGTGGACTGTCGTCGGTCAGGTCGTCCAGATAGTCACAGAACTGGAAGTTCGAATTGACGATCTCGTCCATGGTCACGATGCGGTTGTAGTGTGCTGCGGCTCGGCCCATCAACGACGCGTAGTCGGCTTTGACCGCACGATGACATTCGTTGTAGGGGGTGTCCGACCGAATCGCGCGGACAAAGTCGACCCATTCGTAGTCCCAGGGGACCAGTTTGTCCGCTTCGGGTCGCCAATCGATGTTGTCATCGTCAACCCGCAAGTCTTTGTACATGTGCACGGTCGCTTTGTGCACGTTCCCAGAAAACTGTGCGGCTCGTTTGCTGCCATGGATGTAGGTGGCAAAATCCCTGTGCCCGCCTTCGGCGCGACGGAATCCACAGAACGCTTTACGTCCGTCGGGGAAGGTGTACTCCATCGTGTAGGTGTCGATATTTTGGCCGTGATCGGTGCTGCCGACTTCACGTCCACCCATCCCGTCGCAGGAAACCGGCCAGTCGTCCATGATCCAACAGCATTCATCGATTTGGTGGATCAAGTTGTCGACCATGTGTCCCGATCCGACCCACAACAGATGCGTCTTCCCGAACTTTAGCTGTTCTTTGAAGATGTTGGACTTTTCACGTTGGGATCCCATCCAGCGCCGTGAAGCGCGACGATTAGCACGCACATAGGCCAGTTCGCCCAGTTCGCCGTCGCGAAGCTTTTCAATCAAAGCGGCGCGGGCGGGTGAGTGACGACACTGCAGACCGCAAGCAATCTTGACGCCTTTTTCGTCCGCCATCTTTCCGGCGTTCGCCATCCGTTGTAGCCCACGCGGGTCACAGGCAAACGGTTTTTC is from Crateriforma conspicua and encodes:
- a CDS encoding Gfo/Idh/MocA family protein, producing the protein MSDVKKTTTENRRSFMKKATAAATSATLVTGAMRRVHAAEDHTIRLALIGSGGRGAGAVVNAFNTKDQGPIKLHAVADLESSHIQARLVPLTKKFPDQVDAPEERWFLGFDAYKKAIDTLRPGDVAMCTTRAYIRPVHVEYAVSKGINVFMEKPFACDPRGLQRMANAGKMADEKGVKIACGLQCRHSPARAALIEKLRDGELGELAYVRANRRASRRWMGSQREKSNIFKEQLKFGKTHLLWVGSGHMVDNLIHQIDECCWIMDDWPVSCDGMGGREVGSTDHGQNIDTYTMEYTFPDGRKAFCGFRRAEGGHRDFATYIHGSKRAAQFSGNVHKATVHMYKDLRVDDDNIDWRPEADKLVPWDYEWVDFVRAIRSDTPYNECHRAVKADYASLMGRAAAHYNRIVTMDEIVNSNFQFCDYLDDLTDDSPPPVLADADGVFPAPVAGKWIEI